In Erythrobacter sp. KY5, the DNA window GACGATGATGTTGCCGATCGTATCGAGCGCGCTTTCACGCTGCTGCGGTTCCTCGGCCTGGTCGGTCTCGGTCTGCGTGTCGTTGGTTTGTGCTAGGGCTGCAAAGGGGGTTGCCGCGCACGAGCAAAGCAGAAGCGCGGCGAAGGGCCGCGCCGGGGTACGATAAGCCATCAATTTCCTCTCCTGACGTAGGGGAAGATGGCTCTAGAAAATCAGTAGCGCATGTGCAACTTATTTAGTTATGCGCTTGTCGAAAGCCATCGGCACTTGGTCCGATCAGCCACAGTCTCAGGCGTTTTCGTGCAGCCTTTGTCGCTGATCGCTGGCAGCATCGAGCAGGCTTGCCTCTATCTCGGCAAGGCGTTCGGGCGCGGTCACTTTCGAGCCGGTAAGGTCGGTCACGTAAAACGTGTCAGCTGCGCTTTCGCCATAAGCGGTGATGTGCGCAGACTGAACGATCAGGTTCGCCTTGTAGAGCGCGTGAGCGAGCCGGTTGAGCAGCGCCGGGCGATCGCGTGCGGTGACCTCTATCACAGTGAAATGGTTCGATGCCGAATTGTCGAAATTGACTTGCGGAGCGACCGCAAACGCCTTTGCCCGCGAATGAGCGAGAGGTCGCGCTGCAAGCTTGGGTACCAGCTCGACCTGCGCCAGCAAAGCGTCGCGAATTCCCTGCTTCAGCCGGGCAATCTGCGCATCCTCGCGAAAGGGTTGCGCGTGGAGGTCCTGCACAAGGAAGTTGTCGATTGCATAGCCGTTGAGCGCCGTGTGGATGCGGGCATCGATTATGTTCGCGCCGGCAAGGTGAATGCCGCCTGCGATGCGATAGAACAGACCGGGATGGTCGGCGGCGATGACGCTGACCAATGTCGCGCCGCGCTCCTCATCGACCTCGCAATGGATCGAGAGCTGCTCTTCAATGCGGCGGGCTTCCTCGTACTGGATAAGGTTCTTGGCGATGATATCGACCGGCTCAGCGATCCAGAATGCATCGGCCAGAATCTCGCCGACCTGTTCGACCAGATATGCCTTGTCGCCAAGCATATCGGCCACGGCCTCGCGCTTGGCGTTGACCTGTGCCTTTCGCCCCTTGCGCTTGTGGCCGAGGCGCAGGCGTTCTTGCGCTGCGTCGTAGAGCTCGCCCAGCAGCTGACCTTTCCAGCTGTTCCACGTACCCGGACCCACGGCGCGGATATCGACGCAGGTCAGGATCGCCAGATTACGCAGCCGTTCGAGCGAGCGGACCTCGCTGACGAAATCCTCGATTGTCTTGGGGTCTGTAAGGTCGCGCTTCTGCGCGGTCGAACTCATCAGCAGGTGTTGCAGCACGAGCCATTCGACGAGCTCGGTTTCTTTTTCATCGAGCCCGAAGCGCGGGCACAGCCGTGTTGCGACCTGAGCGCCAAGGACCGAATGGTCGCCGCCGCGACCCTTGGCGATATCGTGCAACAGCACCGCAACATAGATCGCACGGCGAGAGGCAACCTTGTGGATCTCGCGGGTCGCGCGCGGATGGTCTTTTTCAAGCAGGCCGCGTTCAATCTGTGAGAGCAGACCGATCGCGCGGATCGTGTGTTCGTCGACAGTATAGTGGTGATACATGTCGAACTGCATCTGCGCGTTGACCTTGCCAAAGTCGGGCACAAAGCGACCGAATACACCCGCCTCATTCATCCAGCGCAGCGCGGTTTCAGGATCCTTGCGACCTCCCAGCAGGTCGAGGAACAATGCATTGGCGCGCTTGTCCCGGCGCACCTCGGCATCGATCAGCTTCGCATCGCGGTCCGTCTGTCGCATCGTTTCAGGGTGTATTTCGAGCCCTTCGGCTTCCGCGATCTGAAAGATTTCGATCAGGCGGACCGGGTCGTCCTCAAACCATTTGTCTCCGGGTGCCTTGATCCGCCCGCCCTGCACGACATAGCCCTTGAGGAAGCGCGGTCTCGCGCTCCAGCCGGCGAAAAACCCTGTGCGGGTGCGTTTCTTCGCGTGCTCGTCATCAAGGTGAGCGAGAAACACGCCGGTCAGGCTACCGACCCGCTTTGCCTGCATGAAGTAATATTGCATGAACCGTTCGACCGCGCTTTTGCCGGGGCGGTCGGCGTAGTTCATGCGTTCGGCGATCTGGCGTTGCAGGTCGAAAGTCAGGCGATCTTCCGCCCGGCCCGTCAGCACATGCATGTGGCAGCGCACGGCGAGCAGGAACCCCTCCGCGCGGCGGAAGCTGCGATATTCAGCGGCAGTCAGCAGGCCGACATCGACCAGATCAGCGGCGCTGTCGACGCGGTGCATGAACTTGCCGATCCAATACAGTGTCTGCAGGTCGCGCAGACCGCCTTTGCCCTCTTTCACATTGGGTTCGACGACATAACGGCTGTCGCCCATGCGCTTGTGCCGCTGGTTTCGTTCTTCCAGCTTCTGGCTGAGGAATTGCCGTTCGTTCCCGCGAGCGACCTCTGCCCAGAAACGTTGACGCAGCTCCTCGTAGACTTCCTGGTCACCCCAGACGAAGCGCCCTTCCAGAAGGGCGGTCCTGATGGTGAGG includes these proteins:
- a CDS encoding [protein-PII] uridylyltransferase — translated: MTDWSLPSRRVPRQRAIIDRRALTGDIAALSDEHRDKARPHILKLLQKALADGRSELEDRLIEKPSAGHEITLGYAFLTDQLIRVIHDYVTGHMFPAGNRTTAERLAILAVGGYGRAEMAPQSDVDIAFITPMKRSPWCEQVIEAMLYLLWDLGLKVGHSSRTVADTMRMAKEDLTIRTALLEGRFVWGDQEVYEELRQRFWAEVARGNERQFLSQKLEERNQRHKRMGDSRYVVEPNVKEGKGGLRDLQTLYWIGKFMHRVDSAADLVDVGLLTAAEYRSFRRAEGFLLAVRCHMHVLTGRAEDRLTFDLQRQIAERMNYADRPGKSAVERFMQYYFMQAKRVGSLTGVFLAHLDDEHAKKRTRTGFFAGWSARPRFLKGYVVQGGRIKAPGDKWFEDDPVRLIEIFQIAEAEGLEIHPETMRQTDRDAKLIDAEVRRDKRANALFLDLLGGRKDPETALRWMNEAGVFGRFVPDFGKVNAQMQFDMYHHYTVDEHTIRAIGLLSQIERGLLEKDHPRATREIHKVASRRAIYVAVLLHDIAKGRGGDHSVLGAQVATRLCPRFGLDEKETELVEWLVLQHLLMSSTAQKRDLTDPKTIEDFVSEVRSLERLRNLAILTCVDIRAVGPGTWNSWKGQLLGELYDAAQERLRLGHKRKGRKAQVNAKREAVADMLGDKAYLVEQVGEILADAFWIAEPVDIIAKNLIQYEEARRIEEQLSIHCEVDEERGATLVSVIAADHPGLFYRIAGGIHLAGANIIDARIHTALNGYAIDNFLVQDLHAQPFREDAQIARLKQGIRDALLAQVELVPKLAARPLAHSRAKAFAVAPQVNFDNSASNHFTVIEVTARDRPALLNRLAHALYKANLIVQSAHITAYGESAADTFYVTDLTGSKVTAPERLAEIEASLLDAASDQRQRLHENA